The following are encoded in a window of Haloarcula halophila genomic DNA:
- a CDS encoding phosphate uptake regulator PhoU — translation METRKVQVTGGSTYTVSLPKDWATDNGVSAGSVVEFHAEDDLLLLAPQRDDDRVEGTLDVDGLDNRHELTRAVMTMYVSGFDVIRLEATRITAEQRRIVRDATQGLVGLEVIEETSDRVVLQDLLDSSELSVHNAITRMRLVSLTMLSDAVEALIEDDDDLAQDIIQRDDDVDRLWYMVSRVFRTVLRNPTAANEIGFPRETVFDYQSSARQLERIADHATKIAGLSQEVGEITGETADLLRQLESEATTVSETAMDALLTDDGDEAVELANDARARIPGVDETAREVDSEVRELDPQSAQILGRVVDSLSRTADYGGNIAESALQKAAPRP, via the coding sequence ATGGAGACACGCAAGGTGCAGGTGACCGGCGGTTCGACGTACACCGTCTCGCTTCCCAAAGACTGGGCGACCGACAACGGCGTCAGCGCGGGCAGCGTCGTCGAGTTCCACGCCGAAGACGACCTGCTGTTGCTGGCACCACAGCGTGACGACGACCGGGTCGAGGGGACACTCGACGTCGACGGACTGGACAACCGCCACGAACTCACGCGTGCGGTGATGACGATGTACGTCAGCGGGTTCGACGTCATCCGGCTCGAGGCGACCCGGATCACTGCCGAGCAGCGACGGATCGTCCGGGACGCGACACAGGGACTCGTCGGACTGGAAGTGATCGAGGAGACGTCCGACCGCGTCGTCCTCCAGGATCTGTTGGACTCCTCGGAGCTGTCGGTCCACAACGCCATCACCCGGATGCGGCTGGTCTCGTTGACGATGCTCTCGGACGCCGTCGAGGCCCTCATCGAGGACGACGACGACCTCGCACAGGACATCATCCAGCGCGACGACGACGTCGACCGGCTCTGGTACATGGTCTCGCGGGTGTTCCGGACCGTCCTGCGGAACCCGACGGCGGCAAACGAGATCGGCTTCCCCCGGGAGACGGTCTTCGATTACCAGTCCAGTGCCCGCCAACTGGAACGGATCGCCGACCACGCGACGAAGATCGCCGGACTCTCCCAGGAGGTCGGTGAGATCACGGGCGAGACGGCCGACCTGCTCCGACAACTCGAATCGGAGGCGACGACGGTCTCCGAGACGGCGATGGACGCACTCCTGACCGACGACGGCGACGAGGCCGTCGAACTGGCGAACGACGCCCGCGCTCGCATCCCCGGCGTCGACGAGACCGCTCGGGAGGTCGACAGCGAGGTCAGAGAACTGGACCCACAGAGCGCACAGATCCTCGGTCGGGTCGTGGACTCGCTGTCACGGACCGCCGACTACGGCGGCAACATCGCCGAGAGCGCCCTCCAGAAGGCCGCACCGCGACCCTAA
- a CDS encoding PstS family phosphate ABC transporter substrate-binding protein translates to MTDKPTRGISRRRFLTGTGAAGAIALAGCTEGPSGSGDGGGSGNGGSSGSGSSGLSGEITITGSSTVYPVAVAVANRFQQEHDGVDISVSPTGSGGGFSNHFCVGNAEFNNASRPIKSEEEELCSENGIEYHEINVATDALTVIVNNENDWVDCMTPDQLRQIWRADGASQWSDVDSSWPDQPINRFGAADTSGTFDYFNEAILGEEANHTSDYEATEQDNIILQGVQQDQYGIGYFGFAYYQGNTDSVKALGIDDGSGCVKPSLQTAKEGSYQPLSRPLFTYPRKSALAEEHVAEFARYYVEQSANSSLIADEIGYVPKTQETMQSELDALNSVIDEVQ, encoded by the coding sequence ATGACGGACAAACCGACCCGCGGTATCTCGCGTCGTCGCTTCCTGACAGGTACTGGCGCCGCCGGCGCCATCGCACTGGCCGGCTGTACGGAAGGCCCCTCGGGTAGCGGAGACGGTGGCGGCAGCGGTAACGGTGGAAGCTCCGGATCGGGATCGAGCGGACTCTCGGGCGAAATTACGATCACCGGAAGCAGCACGGTGTACCCGGTCGCAGTCGCCGTGGCCAACCGGTTCCAGCAGGAACACGACGGTGTCGACATCAGCGTCTCCCCCACTGGGTCCGGCGGCGGCTTCAGCAACCACTTCTGTGTCGGTAACGCGGAGTTCAACAACGCCTCGCGGCCGATCAAGAGCGAAGAGGAAGAACTCTGTTCGGAGAACGGAATCGAATACCACGAGATCAACGTCGCAACAGATGCGCTGACGGTCATCGTCAACAACGAGAACGACTGGGTCGACTGCATGACCCCGGACCAGCTCAGACAGATCTGGCGGGCCGACGGCGCCTCCCAGTGGTCGGATGTCGACAGTAGCTGGCCCGACCAGCCGATCAACCGGTTCGGCGCGGCCGACACCTCGGGAACCTTCGACTATTTCAACGAGGCGATCCTGGGCGAGGAAGCCAACCACACCAGCGACTACGAGGCCACCGAGCAGGACAACATCATCCTCCAGGGCGTCCAGCAGGACCAGTACGGGATCGGCTACTTCGGGTTCGCCTACTACCAGGGCAACACCGACTCGGTCAAGGCCCTGGGCATCGACGACGGCAGCGGCTGTGTGAAACCATCGCTCCAGACCGCCAAGGAAGGGTCCTACCAGCCCCTCTCGCGGCCGTTGTTCACCTACCCGCGAAAGAGCGCTCTGGCCGAGGAACACGTCGCCGAGTTCGCCCGTTACTACGTCGAACAGAGCGCCAACTCCTCGCTCATCGCCGACGAGATCGGCTACGTCCCCAAGACCCAGGAGACGATGCAGTCCGAACTCGACGCGCTCAACAGCGTCATCGACGAAGTCCAGTAG
- the pstC gene encoding phosphate ABC transporter permease subunit PstC produces MSNEGQTPDLSGDRGFRTVRESAYKYALAGCAVLSILTTVSIIAVLLLDATEFFAAYPIVDFLTGTTFQPNLEPIAFGVLPLVLGTLLITVGAAVLALPIGLLTAIYISEYASDRTRSILKPMLEVLAGVPTVVYGYFALVYITPALNVLINALNGFLGLGLPTLGLFNALSASIVVGIMIIPMVSSISEDAMSSVPDSLREAGYGLGATKFNVSLTIVVPAAVSGIASSFILAVSRAIGETMAVVVAAGSQPPDIPPVKSAFGVPYVAPADILGLYAESSATMTASMVQIAGGDIGGGSTAYQSLFAIGITLFVITLSMNVVSNLVASRYREVYE; encoded by the coding sequence ATGAGCAACGAGGGACAGACCCCGGACCTGTCGGGCGACCGGGGATTCAGGACGGTCCGGGAGTCGGCCTACAAATACGCTCTGGCGGGCTGTGCTGTGTTATCTATTCTGACGACGGTGAGTATCATCGCTGTCCTGTTGCTCGATGCGACGGAGTTTTTCGCGGCCTATCCGATCGTGGATTTCCTGACGGGAACGACCTTCCAGCCCAATCTCGAACCGATCGCGTTCGGTGTCCTCCCGCTCGTTCTCGGGACGTTACTCATCACAGTCGGGGCGGCAGTGCTCGCGCTCCCGATCGGGCTGTTGACGGCGATCTACATCAGCGAGTACGCCAGCGATCGAACCCGGTCGATCCTCAAACCGATGCTGGAGGTGCTTGCCGGCGTCCCGACGGTCGTCTACGGCTACTTCGCGCTGGTCTACATCACCCCTGCACTGAACGTTCTCATCAACGCTCTGAACGGGTTCCTCGGGCTCGGGCTGCCGACGCTTGGCCTGTTCAACGCGCTGTCGGCCTCGATCGTCGTCGGTATCATGATCATCCCGATGGTCTCCTCGATCAGCGAGGACGCGATGAGCTCCGTCCCCGACTCGCTGCGGGAGGCCGGTTACGGGCTCGGCGCGACGAAGTTCAACGTCTCGCTGACCATCGTGGTCCCGGCGGCCGTCTCTGGCATCGCCTCCTCGTTCATCCTCGCGGTCTCGCGGGCCATCGGCGAGACGATGGCCGTCGTCGTCGCTGCGGGCTCACAGCCGCCGGATATCCCGCCGGTCAAGTCCGCGTTCGGCGTCCCCTACGTCGCGCCGGCGGACATCCTCGGGTTGTACGCCGAGAGTTCGGCGACGATGACCGCCTCGATGGTCCAGATCGCCGGTGGCGACATCGGCGGCGGGTCGACGGCCTACCAGTCGCTGTTCGCCATCGGGATCACCCTCTTCGTGATCACGCTGTCGATGAACGTCGTCAGTAACCTCGTCGCCAGTCGGTACCGGGAGGTCTACGAGTAA
- the pstA gene encoding phosphate ABC transporter permease PstA: MATQTQTETEFGEVSRVKDIVFKTVAFVASIVGILALGALLAYVFWDAMGLDSAGVGWYLAYTATLLVPLVGFGLYARARPAVAVGAFELVSLALGGLMLTVAAVIVLDIITSPAVWFAYFLTVLGPTLGLFVYGQYDRGATWVGLGMLGTVVLGPIVGTLALGPLSGLGAMLGGPGVYFLSLVLPASGVVAFLAEDRLGLGRRRSLLAGATLPVLAIGAVPIVDMVPVVSRSVWLIALVMFGLPVGFAIANTVRQRERWGAFALPVIAVVGFLLGETVVDTIGATEPSPWFDWQFVTSPPAITNAAEAGLYPAIIGSVFLIALVSVFTFVFGVGTAIYLEEYAPANGLLGTLTRIVNVNISNLAGVPSVVYGLLGLGVFVNINAQFGPVSYGGFGVGTVLTASMTISLLILPIVVISAQEAIRSVPDSLRQASYGMGATRWQTIRNVVLPRSLPGILTGTILALGRAIGETAPLIMIGVATTKFTPPSGLFGKLTAMPMQIYAWAFQPSADFRYGVVAAGVVTLLIVLLTMNSVAILVRNKYQQEAN; encoded by the coding sequence ATGGCTACACAGACACAGACAGAGACAGAGTTCGGGGAGGTCAGTCGCGTCAAGGATATCGTCTTCAAGACCGTCGCGTTCGTCGCGTCGATCGTCGGAATCCTCGCGCTGGGCGCGTTACTGGCGTACGTTTTCTGGGACGCGATGGGGCTAGATAGCGCCGGTGTCGGCTGGTATCTCGCCTACACCGCGACACTGCTGGTGCCGCTGGTGGGCTTCGGGCTGTACGCGAGAGCACGGCCGGCGGTCGCGGTCGGTGCCTTCGAACTGGTCAGCCTCGCACTGGGGGGACTCATGCTGACCGTCGCGGCCGTCATCGTCCTCGATATCATCACCTCGCCGGCGGTCTGGTTCGCGTACTTCCTGACCGTCCTCGGCCCGACCCTCGGACTGTTCGTCTACGGCCAGTACGACCGGGGCGCGACCTGGGTCGGCCTGGGGATGCTCGGAACGGTCGTCCTCGGCCCGATCGTCGGGACGCTCGCGCTCGGTCCGCTGTCGGGCCTGGGGGCGATGCTCGGTGGCCCCGGCGTCTACTTCCTCTCGCTCGTCCTCCCCGCATCGGGGGTCGTCGCGTTCCTGGCTGAGGACCGACTCGGCCTCGGTCGCCGTCGGAGTCTCCTGGCCGGGGCCACACTGCCCGTGCTCGCGATCGGCGCCGTCCCGATCGTCGATATGGTTCCGGTCGTCTCTCGCTCCGTCTGGCTCATCGCCCTCGTGATGTTCGGGCTCCCGGTCGGCTTCGCGATTGCCAACACGGTCCGTCAGCGCGAACGGTGGGGGGCCTTCGCACTGCCCGTCATCGCCGTCGTCGGCTTCCTGCTGGGTGAGACTGTCGTGGATACCATCGGCGCGACCGAGCCGTCACCCTGGTTCGACTGGCAGTTCGTCACCAGTCCGCCGGCGATCACGAACGCCGCCGAAGCCGGTCTCTACCCGGCGATCATCGGCTCGGTGTTCCTGATCGCGCTCGTCAGCGTGTTCACGTTCGTCTTCGGAGTCGGGACGGCAATCTACCTCGAAGAGTACGCGCCCGCGAACGGGCTCCTCGGGACCCTCACCCGGATCGTCAACGTGAACATCTCGAACCTGGCCGGCGTCCCCTCGGTCGTCTACGGACTGCTCGGACTGGGCGTGTTCGTCAACATCAACGCCCAGTTCGGTCCGGTGTCCTACGGCGGGTTCGGCGTCGGAACGGTGCTGACGGCCTCGATGACGATTTCGCTGTTGATCCTCCCGATCGTCGTCATCTCCGCCCAGGAGGCGATCCGGTCGGTGCCGGACTCGCTCCGACAGGCCTCCTACGGGATGGGGGCGACCCGGTGGCAGACGATCCGGAACGTCGTCCTCCCACGGTCACTGCCGGGCATTCTGACCGGAACGATCCTCGCGTTGGGTCGGGCCATCGGAGAGACAGCCCCGCTGATCATGATCGGGGTGGCGACGACGAAATTCACTCCGCCCTCGGGCCTGTTCGGGAAACTCACCGCGATGCCGATGCAGATCTACGCCTGGGCGTTCCAGCCCTCTGCTGACTTCCGATACGGGGTCGTCGCCGCTGGGGTCGTGACGCTGTTGATCGTCCTGCTGACGATGAACTCCGTCGCGATCCTCGTACGCAACAAATACCAACAGGAGGCCAACTAA